The proteins below are encoded in one region of Aspergillus nidulans FGSC A4 chromosome III:
- a CDS encoding protein arbD (transcript_id=CADANIAT00005741), whose amino-acid sequence MFRPAILRQVVRAVDQSTRPAALVAGPHQFIRPLSTTVSRAQRDDKNDPLTKATTKAPGGAAGEHEGKYARTDENVVIEYPDDADMPRSPVVQGRGGMHFKRTLAQFSLENRVTLVTGGARVSPEVTVANSIPGDEAEESARKLVEQFQKENPGLEQLPNVTAHYADVSNPDSVNNALSEVIAKHGKIDHLVTSAGFTENFDAISYPYDRMQKLWGVNVDGTYLFATGVAKHLMERKAPGSIVMIGSMSGAIVNVPQPQAPYNAAKAAVRHLASSFAVEWAGHGIRVNCISPGYMLTALTRKILDENPELRDKWISLIPTGKMGVPEDLMGAVTFLLSDASKYITGADLRVDGGYTLT is encoded by the exons CTAGTTGCTGGACCCCATCAGTTTATTCGCCCTCTTTCGACCACAGTCTCTCGTGCCCAAAGAGACGACAAGAATGACCCCTTGACGAAAGCTACCACAAAAGCTCCCGGAGGTGCTGCCGGTGAGCATGAGGGAAAGTATGCGCGAACCGACGAGAATGTGGTGATCGAATATCCCGATGATGCAGATATGCCTCGCAGCCCTGTTGTCCAGGGCCGTGGAGGAATGCATTTCAAGCGCACTCTTGCCCAATTCTCTCTGGAAAACAGGGTCACTCTGGTTACTGGCGGTGCCCGTG TCAGTCCTGAAGTGACCGTCGCTAACTCCATCCCAGGAGATGAGGCCGAAGAGTCTGCGCGAAAACTGGTCGAGCAATTCCAAAAGGAGAACCCCGGGTTAGAGCA GTTGCCCAATGTCACCGCGCACTACGCCGATGTCTCGAACCCCGACTCTGTTAATAATGCCCTCTCAGAGGTCATCGCAAAGCACGGCAAGATTGACCATCTCGTCACGTCTGCGGGATTTACCGAAAACTTCGACGCCATCAGCTACCCATACGACCGTATGCAGAAGCTCTGGGGGGTGAACGTGGACGGCACATATCTGTTTGCTACGGGCGTGGCAAAGCACTTGATGGAGCGCAAGGCGCCCGGGAGTATTGTGATGATCGGTAGCATGTCTGGTGCCATCGTCAACGTACCTCAACCACAAGCGCCCTACAACGCCGCCAAGGCAGCCGTTCGCCACCTTGCTTCGTCTTTCGCCGTCGAATGGGCAGGACATGGTATCAGGGTAAACTGCATTAGCCCTGGATACATGCTGACTGCTCT GACCCGCAAAATACTGGATGAGAACCCCGAACTGCGGGATAAGTGGATCTCGCTTATCCCCACTGGCAAGATGGGTGTACCCGAAGATCTGATGGGCGCGGTGActttccttctcagcgaCGCGTCCAAGTACATCACTGGTGCCGATCTCCGCGTGGACGGTGGCTACACCTTGACCTGA